From one Amia ocellicauda isolate fAmiCal2 chromosome 17, fAmiCal2.hap1, whole genome shotgun sequence genomic stretch:
- the LOC136712340 gene encoding UNC93-like protein MFSD11 isoform X1, with translation MFMRLQTARLSTMADFRTFNVLILGIGFMLLFTAFTTCGNIEQTVIKSLANTTFEGSGYNSLGIIYGVFSISNLLAPSVVAIIGPRFTMMLSGLLYSGYIAVFILPATWSFYLTSFLIGLAAAMLWTAQGNFLVLNSDATTINKNTGMFWVLLQCSMLFGNLYIYLDWNGKATITDGDRKMVFVVLLILSVLGTLSFIILRKNQDDEEALNEGEADSLLSAHMIFKQRAVSAVRDASTEFRTMMNMFCTKTILLLSFGMAYSGLELTFYSGVYGTCLGATAQFGPSAKGLIGLSGILVGVGEIVGGGLFGLLCKNNRFRRTSVVFLGMVVHFIAFYLIFLIIPEDAPIVFETDTQHEPYLMPSVPIALMCSFLLGLGDSCFNTQLYSILGCLYAEQSSPAFAIFKFIQSICAAVAFFYSGYLLLPWQLLIMVILGFTGTLCFFLVEKMQDISVDLHEY, from the exons ATGTTTATGAGGCTGCAAACAGCACGTCTATCGACCATGGCAGACTTCAGGACGTTCAATGTGCTCATTCTGGGAATAGGGTTCATGCTGCTGTTTACTGCCTTTACAACATGCGGAAACATTGAA caAACCGTTATTAAAAGCTTGGCCAACACTACCTTTGAGGGCAGTGGTTACAACAG TCTGGGTATTATATATGGAGTTTTTTCCATTTCTAATTTACTGGCCCCCTCTGTCGTTGCAATAATCGGACCACGGTTCACTATGATGCTTAGTGGATTATTGTACAG CGGTTACATAGCTGTATTTATTCTGCCTGCCACATGGTCTTTTTACTTGACATCGTTTCTCATTGGTCTGGCAGCAGCCA TGCTGTGGACGGCTCAGGGGAACTTCTTGGTCCTAAACTCCGATGCCACGACTATCAACAAGAACACAGGGATGTTTTGGGTGCTGCTGCAGTGCAG TATGCTGTTTGGGAATCTGTATATTTATCTGGATTGGAATGGAAAAGCTACAATCACAG ATGGTGACAGGAAGATGGTGTTTGTGGTCTTGCTCATCCTCTCTGTGCTGGGAACACTGAGCTTCATTATCCTGAGGAAGAACCAGGATGACGAAGAAGCCCTAAATGAGGGAGAGGCCGACTCGCTGCTTTCCGCTCACATGAT TTTTAAGCAGAGAGCAGTTTCTGCTGTAAGAGATGCCAGCACAGAATTCA GAACGATGATGAACATGTTTTGCACGAAGACCATTCTTCTCCTGAGTTTCGGCATGGCATACAGCG GTCTTGAGCTGACATTTTACAGCGGTGTTTATGGGACCTGCCTTGGAGCCACGGCACAGTTTGGACCCTCAGCCAAAGGCTTAATAGGGCTCTCTGGGATACTAGTTGGAGTCGGAGAGATAGTCG gtgGTGGCTTATTTGGACTGTTATGTAAGAACAACCGGTTCAGACGCACCTCTGTGGTCTTCCTGGGGATGGTCGTGCACTTCATCGccttttatttaatctttctgATCATCCCTGAAGATGCCCCCATTGTGTTTGAAACCGACACACAGCATGAACCCTATCTCATGCCCAG TGTGCCCATCGCCTTGATGTGCAGTTTCTTGCTGGGGCTAGGAGACAGCTGCTTCAACACACAGCTCTACAGCATCCTGGGGTGTCTGTACGCTGAGCAAAGCTCACCTGCGTTCGCCATCTTCAAATTCATACAG TCAATTTGTGCTGCAGTGGCATTTTTCTACAGCGGTTATCTCTTGCTGCCCTGGCAGCTTCTTATAATGGTCATCCTGGGCTTCACTGGAACTCTGTGTTTCTTCCTGGTGGAAAAGATGCAGGATATATCTGTAGACTTACatgaatattga
- the LOC136712340 gene encoding UNC93-like protein MFSD11 isoform X2 translates to MFMRLQTARLSTMADFRTFNVLILGIGFMLLFTAFTTCGNIEQTVIKSLANTTFEGSGYNSGYIAVFILPATWSFYLTSFLIGLAAAMLWTAQGNFLVLNSDATTINKNTGMFWVLLQCSMLFGNLYIYLDWNGKATITDGDRKMVFVVLLILSVLGTLSFIILRKNQDDEEALNEGEADSLLSAHMIFKQRAVSAVRDASTEFRTMMNMFCTKTILLLSFGMAYSGLELTFYSGVYGTCLGATAQFGPSAKGLIGLSGILVGVGEIVGGGLFGLLCKNNRFRRTSVVFLGMVVHFIAFYLIFLIIPEDAPIVFETDTQHEPYLMPSVPIALMCSFLLGLGDSCFNTQLYSILGCLYAEQSSPAFAIFKFIQSICAAVAFFYSGYLLLPWQLLIMVILGFTGTLCFFLVEKMQDISVDLHEY, encoded by the exons ATGTTTATGAGGCTGCAAACAGCACGTCTATCGACCATGGCAGACTTCAGGACGTTCAATGTGCTCATTCTGGGAATAGGGTTCATGCTGCTGTTTACTGCCTTTACAACATGCGGAAACATTGAA caAACCGTTATTAAAAGCTTGGCCAACACTACCTTTGAGGGCAGTGGTTACAACAG CGGTTACATAGCTGTATTTATTCTGCCTGCCACATGGTCTTTTTACTTGACATCGTTTCTCATTGGTCTGGCAGCAGCCA TGCTGTGGACGGCTCAGGGGAACTTCTTGGTCCTAAACTCCGATGCCACGACTATCAACAAGAACACAGGGATGTTTTGGGTGCTGCTGCAGTGCAG TATGCTGTTTGGGAATCTGTATATTTATCTGGATTGGAATGGAAAAGCTACAATCACAG ATGGTGACAGGAAGATGGTGTTTGTGGTCTTGCTCATCCTCTCTGTGCTGGGAACACTGAGCTTCATTATCCTGAGGAAGAACCAGGATGACGAAGAAGCCCTAAATGAGGGAGAGGCCGACTCGCTGCTTTCCGCTCACATGAT TTTTAAGCAGAGAGCAGTTTCTGCTGTAAGAGATGCCAGCACAGAATTCA GAACGATGATGAACATGTTTTGCACGAAGACCATTCTTCTCCTGAGTTTCGGCATGGCATACAGCG GTCTTGAGCTGACATTTTACAGCGGTGTTTATGGGACCTGCCTTGGAGCCACGGCACAGTTTGGACCCTCAGCCAAAGGCTTAATAGGGCTCTCTGGGATACTAGTTGGAGTCGGAGAGATAGTCG gtgGTGGCTTATTTGGACTGTTATGTAAGAACAACCGGTTCAGACGCACCTCTGTGGTCTTCCTGGGGATGGTCGTGCACTTCATCGccttttatttaatctttctgATCATCCCTGAAGATGCCCCCATTGTGTTTGAAACCGACACACAGCATGAACCCTATCTCATGCCCAG TGTGCCCATCGCCTTGATGTGCAGTTTCTTGCTGGGGCTAGGAGACAGCTGCTTCAACACACAGCTCTACAGCATCCTGGGGTGTCTGTACGCTGAGCAAAGCTCACCTGCGTTCGCCATCTTCAAATTCATACAG TCAATTTGTGCTGCAGTGGCATTTTTCTACAGCGGTTATCTCTTGCTGCCCTGGCAGCTTCTTATAATGGTCATCCTGGGCTTCACTGGAACTCTGTGTTTCTTCCTGGTGGAAAAGATGCAGGATATATCTGTAGACTTACatgaatattga
- the ubfd1 gene encoding ubiquitin domain-containing protein UBFD1: MASQDGSEGVVMEAEASPKKEAVVKCEKAGEGDADVEENSNAQGSGVSNGDDTDDGKEMVELKIIWNKNKYDLKMPLDGTGANLKERIHSLTGLPPAMQKVMYKGLLPEDKTLRDIKVTNGAKIMVVGSTINDVLAVNTPKEAIQQEVKAEENKKEPLCRQKQHRKVLDKGKPEDIMPSVKGTKERLPTVPLSGMYNKSGGKVRLTFKLEQDQLWIGTKERTEKIPMGSVKNVVTEPIEGHEDYHMMAFQLGPTEASYYWVYWVPVQYVDAIKDTVLGKWQYF; this comes from the exons ATGGCGTCTCAGGATG GAAGTGAAGGTGTCGTTATGGAAGCTGAAGCCAGTCCCAAGAAGGAGGCGGTGGTCAAGTGCGAGAAGGCCGGAGAGGGGGATGCCGATGTGGAGGAGAACTCCAACGCTCAGGGGTCGGGTGTCAGTAACGGGGATGACACCGACGACGGGAAAGAAATGGTGGAGCTGAAAATTATctggaacaaaaacaagtaTGATTTAAAGATGCCTCTGGATGGGACAGGAGCCAATTTAAAAGAGAGAATCCATTCACTTACAG gtCTTCCACCTGCTATGCAAAAAGTGATGTATAAGGGGCTTCTACCAGAAGACAAGACCCTCCGTGACATTAAAGTAACTAATGGTGCAAAAATAATGGTGGTAGGATCAACAATTAACGATGTTTTAGCAGTAAATACGCCTAAAGAAGCAATTCAGCAAGAAGTTAAAgcggaggaaaataaaaaagagccTTTATGCCGGCAAAAG CAACACAGAAAAGTGCTGGACAAAGGAAAACCGGAAGATATAATGCCTTCCGTGAAAGGAACAAAG GAGCGCTTACCCACAGTGCCTTTATCTGGAATGTACAACAAATCGGGTGGAAAAGTGAGGCTCACCTTCAAACTGGAGCAAGACCAGCTGTGGATCGGAACCAAGG AAAGAACAGAGAAGATCCCGATGGGCTCCGTCAAGAACGTGGTCACTGAACCTATTGAAGGACACGAGGATTATCACATGATG GCATTTCAGCTGGGTCCAACGGAAGCATCTTACTATTGGGTGTACTGGGTGCCTGTACAATACGTTGATGCAATCAAAGACACGGTCCTTGGAAAATggcagtatttttaa